One region of Miscanthus floridulus cultivar M001 chromosome 19, ASM1932011v1, whole genome shotgun sequence genomic DNA includes:
- the LOC136527543 gene encoding uncharacterized protein isoform X4, producing MKTRIVYSRDFLLSFGELEHCKKLPPGFDTALLSELQELSAGVLERNKGYYNTSQGRPDGSGGGYTYSSRGGNTGGRWDTRSSGSSDRDGELPDRESQTQGHGGNQYRRNWQNTEHDGLLGSGGFPRPSGYAGQLSSKNHGNAPQLNRTSERYQPPRPYKAAPFSRKDIDSMNDETFGSSELSNEDRAEEERKRRASFELMRKEQHKAIQGKKSGPDILKENPSDDIISQLQTSTAKANAKTKNEKLDGSAVSLYQEDTTKPSSVLLAPAARPLVPPGFATAFADKKLQPQSSNIAHEPKLEGDQSATEFTSESKEKGISNNVAIMGPKHTLPAGGVTSSAELPSSILKGSEDWEADVMDKYSIGKEGKSKNIDPVRKDDSVSILEQFFGNVLSKSGSNLPTYVENHPLKTDDDMISASVPEASKFARWFLDEELKPAEDLSSKSLLSMIVKNENPGPENIVHAPLSDAVVQNLSPRAPIDKLDSGSKLTSFTSPTPADGILEQYIHPDIPEAVPVMMTCEDLEQTMLAQVSNSSSPQINATKEQPTVMDEPVAMQKVAVDNHASQHLLSLLQKGTDNKGAPLLGFQRGSTDEPQSVGANLMANGGISGSDPVNSVDNVPTSGKNLTLEALFGAAFMNELHSKDAPISIRGSTTGGPTEFAKTGKTLLSSSHEGYYPVEQTLHFNNTKDAAFPREPGIEHSAVPGLNQGSASFDKKGMEIHLPEEDNLFTMSDSLPGQNSDILASVGSTRVEGLLPEKALDDLSYRFQRLVPGDAEHIQVLGPDAPGSHPRDHRYQVDSQNLYHLLQGRPPMMAPRPMMDHIVNRKQPASFDMQQSIHHDSHRSFPSNVNPIHHNLHGPGVPHLDPNAHIMLQHLSMPGRFPPEGLPRGVPPSQPVPHMAGYRPEMGSVNNFHMHPRQPNYGEFGLMMPGPSGSEVRGNHPEAFERLIQMEMSARSKQQQVHHPAMAGGRVPSGMYGHELDAKLRYR from the exons ATGAAGACGAGGATAGTGTACTCCAGGGATTTTCTTCTGTCGTTTGGCGAGTTGGAGCATTGCAAGAAGCTGCCCCCTGGCTTTGATACAGCGCTTCTTAG TGAGCTGCAGGAGCTGTCAGCGGGCGTGCTTGAGAGAAACAAGGGCTACTACAATACATCCCAGGGACGGCCAGACGGGTCGGGGGGAGGATATACTTACTCTTCTCGTGGTGGGAACACTGGAGGGAGGTGGGACACTCGCTCATCTGGATCAAGCGATCGGGATGGGGAGTTACCCGATCGCGAGTCTCAGACACAGG GGCATGGTGGAAACCAGTACAGACGCAATTGGCAGAACACGGAGCATGATGGCCTACTGGGAAGTGGCGGTTTCCCTAGGCCATCAGGATATGCTGGGCAGTTGTCATCAAAGAATCATGGCAATGCGCCTCAGCTGAACAGGACATCGGAACGCTACCAGCCACCACGTCCTTACAAG GCTGCTCCTTTTTCGCGGAAAGACATTGACTCAATGAATGATGAGACATTTGGGTCTTCTGAATTATCAAATGAGGATAGAGCagaagaagaaaggaagcggAGGG CATCTTTTGAGTTGATGagaaaagagcaacacaaagcaATTCAAGGAAAGAAGAGTGGTCCTGATATCCTGAAGGAGAATCCCAGTGATGATATCATTTCACAGTTACAGACATCTACTGCAAAGGCAAATGCCAAAACTAAAAATGAGAAGTTAGATGGTTCTGCAGTATCCTTGTATCAGGAAGATACCACTAAACCATCTTCAGTTCTACTAGCTCCTGCTGCCAGGCCGCTTGTCCCGCCGGGTTTTGCAACTGCATTTGCGGACAAGAAGCTTCAGCCACAGTCGTCTAACATCGCACATGAGCCGAAG CTAGAGGGTGACCAGTCAGCAACAGAGTTCACATCTGAAAGTAAAGAGAAGGGAATTTCCAATAACGTTGCTATTATGGGTCCAAAGCACACGCTTCCAGCTGGTGGTGTTACCTCTTCAGCTGAATTGCCTTCTAGCATTCTGAAAGGGAGCGAGGATTGGGAAGCTGATGTAATGGATAAGTATTCTATTGGAAAAGAAGGCAAATCTAAAAATATTGATCCAGTTAGGAAGGATGATTCAGTATCAATCTTAGAACAGTTCTTTGGCAATGTTTTATCAAAAAGCGGCAGTAACCTACCTACTTATGTTGAG AACCATCCATTGAAAACTGATGATGACATGATTTCTGCTTCTGTGCCAGAAGCATCCAAATTTGCTCGCTGGTTTCTTGATGAAG AGTTGAAACCTGCAGAAGACTTATCTTCAAAGAGCCTGCTCTCCATGATTGTCAAAAATGAAAATCCAGGTCCAGAAAATATAGTCCATGCTCCTTTATCTGATGCTGTTGTCCAGAATTTATCGCCAAGAGCACCTATTGATAAACTTGATTCTGGATCAAAGCTTACCTCATTTACATCCCCTACGCCTGCCGATGGAATTCTTGAACAATACATCCATCCTGATATTCCAGAGGCAGTTCCTGTTATGATGACATGTGAGGATCTTGAGCAGACAATGTTAGCACAGGTTAGCAATAGCAGCTCACCTCAGATAAATGCTACAAAGGAGCAACCGACTGTTATGGATGAGCCAGTTGCCATGCAGAAAGTAGCTGTAGATAATCATGCATCACAGCATCTTCTTTCATTGTTGCAAAAAGGAACAGATAATAAGGGAGCACCTTTGCTGGGTTTCCAGAGAGGATCAACTGATGAACCTCAGAGTGTTGGCGCAAATTTAATGGCCAATGGTGGAATATCTGGAAGTGATCCGGTTAACAGTGTTGACAACGTTCCTACTTCTGGGAAGAACTTGACATTGGAAGCGTTATTCGGGGCTGCATTTATGAATGAGCTCCACTCGAAAGATGCACCAATTTCTATTCGAGGATCCACAACTGGTGGTCCTACTGAGTTTGCAAAGACGGGTAAAACTCTATTGTCATCTAGCCATGAAGGATACTACCCTGTTGAACAGACCCTACACTTCAACAATACTAAAGATGCTGCTTTCCCTCGAGAACCAGGTATCGAGCATTCAGCAGTACCTGGTCTAAATCAGGGGAGTGCTAGCTTTGACAAGAAAGGAATGGAAATTCATCTGCCTGAAGAAGATAATTTGTTTACCATGAGTGACTCTCTGCCTGGTCAAAATTCTGATATTTTGGCATCAGTAGGATCCACCAGGGTTGAAGGGCTATTGCCTGAAAAGGCACTTGATGACCTCAGTTATAGGTTTCAACGGCTTGTGCCTGGAGATGCAGAACACATTCAAGTACTTGGTCCTGATGCACCTGGATCTCATCCTCGTGACCATCGTTATCAGGTGGATTCTCAGAATCTGTATCATCTTCTACAGGGTAGGCCTCCTATGATGGCACCTCGCCCTATGATGGATCACATTGTTAATAGGAAACAGCCAGCTTCATTTGATATGCAACAATCGATACACCATGATTCTCACCGTTCTTTCCCATCTAATGTGAATCCTATCCATCATAATCTTCATGGGCCAGGGGTCCCTCACTTGGACCCGAATGCACATATTATGCTACAACACTTGTCCATGCCTGGAAGATTTCCTCCAGAAGGCTTGCCAAGAGGTGTCCCGCCATCTCAGCCTGTGCCTCACATGGCTGGTTATAGACCTGAGATGGGCAGTGTAAATAATTTCCATATGCACCCTCGCCAGCCCAACTATGGAGAGTTTGGATTGATGATGCCAG GCCCATCAGGCTCAGAGGTGAGAGGCAATCATCCAGAGGCATTTGAAAGGTTGATCCAGATGGAGATGTCGGCCAGATCGAAGCAACAGCAGGTGCACCACCCAGCAATGGCTGGAGGCCGCGTACCTAGTGGGATGTATGGGCATGAGCTTGATGCGAAGTTAAGATACAGATGA
- the LOC136527543 gene encoding uncharacterized protein isoform X2 yields MKTRIVYSRDFLLSFGELEHCKKLPPGFDTALLSELQELSAGVLERNKGYYNTSQGRPDGSGGGYTYSSRGGNTGGRWDTRSSGSSDRDGELPDRESQTQGHGGNQYRRNWQNTEHDGLLGSGGFPRPSGYAGQLSSKNHGNAPQLNRTSERYQPPRPYKAAPFSRKDIDSMNDETFGSSELSNEDRAEEERKRRASFELMRKEQHKAIQGKKSGPDILKENPSDDIISQLQTSTAKANAKTKNEKLDGSAVSLYQEDTTKPSSVLLAPAARPLVPPGFATAFADKKLQPQSSNIAHEPKLGGQLEGDQSATEFTSESKEKGISNNVAIMGPKHTLPAGGVTSSAELPSSILKGSEDWEADVMDKYSIGKEGKSKNIDPVRKDDSVSILEQFFGNVLSKSGSNLPTYVENHPLKTDDDMISASVPEASKFARWFLDEELKPAEDLSSKSLLSMIVKNENPGPENIVHAPLSDAVVQNLSPRAPIDKLDSGSKLTSFTSPTPADGILEQYIHPDIPEAVPVMMTCEDLEQTMLAQVSNSSSPQINATKEQPTVMDEPVAMQKVAVDNHASQHLLSLLQKGTDNKGAPLLGFQRGSTDEPQSVGANLMANGGISGSDPVNSVDNVPTSGKNLTLEALFGAAFMNELHSKDAPISIRGSTTGGPTEFAKTGKTLLSSSHEGYYPVEQTLHFNNTKDAAFPREPGIEHSAVPGLNQGSASFDKKGMEIHLPEEDNLFTMSDSLPGQNSDILASVGSTRVEGLLPEKALDDLSYRFQRLVPGDAEHIQVLGPDAPGSHPRDHRYQVDSQNLYHLLQGRPPMMAPRPMMDHIVNRKQPASFDMQQSIHHDSHRSFPSNVNPIHHNLHGPGVPHLDPNAHIMLQHLSMPGRFPPEGLPRGVPPSQPVPHMAGYRPEMGSVNNFHMHPRQPNYGEFGLMMPGPSGSEVRGNHPEAFERLIQMEMSARSKQQQVHHPAMAGGRVPSGMYGHELDAKLRYR; encoded by the exons ATGAAGACGAGGATAGTGTACTCCAGGGATTTTCTTCTGTCGTTTGGCGAGTTGGAGCATTGCAAGAAGCTGCCCCCTGGCTTTGATACAGCGCTTCTTAG TGAGCTGCAGGAGCTGTCAGCGGGCGTGCTTGAGAGAAACAAGGGCTACTACAATACATCCCAGGGACGGCCAGACGGGTCGGGGGGAGGATATACTTACTCTTCTCGTGGTGGGAACACTGGAGGGAGGTGGGACACTCGCTCATCTGGATCAAGCGATCGGGATGGGGAGTTACCCGATCGCGAGTCTCAGACACAGG GGCATGGTGGAAACCAGTACAGACGCAATTGGCAGAACACGGAGCATGATGGCCTACTGGGAAGTGGCGGTTTCCCTAGGCCATCAGGATATGCTGGGCAGTTGTCATCAAAGAATCATGGCAATGCGCCTCAGCTGAACAGGACATCGGAACGCTACCAGCCACCACGTCCTTACAAG GCTGCTCCTTTTTCGCGGAAAGACATTGACTCAATGAATGATGAGACATTTGGGTCTTCTGAATTATCAAATGAGGATAGAGCagaagaagaaaggaagcggAGGG CATCTTTTGAGTTGATGagaaaagagcaacacaaagcaATTCAAGGAAAGAAGAGTGGTCCTGATATCCTGAAGGAGAATCCCAGTGATGATATCATTTCACAGTTACAGACATCTACTGCAAAGGCAAATGCCAAAACTAAAAATGAGAAGTTAGATGGTTCTGCAGTATCCTTGTATCAGGAAGATACCACTAAACCATCTTCAGTTCTACTAGCTCCTGCTGCCAGGCCGCTTGTCCCGCCGGGTTTTGCAACTGCATTTGCGGACAAGAAGCTTCAGCCACAGTCGTCTAACATCGCACATGAGCCGAAG CTTGGTGGTCAGCTAGAGGGTGACCAGTCAGCAACAGAGTTCACATCTGAAAGTAAAGAGAAGGGAATTTCCAATAACGTTGCTATTATGGGTCCAAAGCACACGCTTCCAGCTGGTGGTGTTACCTCTTCAGCTGAATTGCCTTCTAGCATTCTGAAAGGGAGCGAGGATTGGGAAGCTGATGTAATGGATAAGTATTCTATTGGAAAAGAAGGCAAATCTAAAAATATTGATCCAGTTAGGAAGGATGATTCAGTATCAATCTTAGAACAGTTCTTTGGCAATGTTTTATCAAAAAGCGGCAGTAACCTACCTACTTATGTTGAG AACCATCCATTGAAAACTGATGATGACATGATTTCTGCTTCTGTGCCAGAAGCATCCAAATTTGCTCGCTGGTTTCTTGATGAAG AGTTGAAACCTGCAGAAGACTTATCTTCAAAGAGCCTGCTCTCCATGATTGTCAAAAATGAAAATCCAGGTCCAGAAAATATAGTCCATGCTCCTTTATCTGATGCTGTTGTCCAGAATTTATCGCCAAGAGCACCTATTGATAAACTTGATTCTGGATCAAAGCTTACCTCATTTACATCCCCTACGCCTGCCGATGGAATTCTTGAACAATACATCCATCCTGATATTCCAGAGGCAGTTCCTGTTATGATGACATGTGAGGATCTTGAGCAGACAATGTTAGCACAGGTTAGCAATAGCAGCTCACCTCAGATAAATGCTACAAAGGAGCAACCGACTGTTATGGATGAGCCAGTTGCCATGCAGAAAGTAGCTGTAGATAATCATGCATCACAGCATCTTCTTTCATTGTTGCAAAAAGGAACAGATAATAAGGGAGCACCTTTGCTGGGTTTCCAGAGAGGATCAACTGATGAACCTCAGAGTGTTGGCGCAAATTTAATGGCCAATGGTGGAATATCTGGAAGTGATCCGGTTAACAGTGTTGACAACGTTCCTACTTCTGGGAAGAACTTGACATTGGAAGCGTTATTCGGGGCTGCATTTATGAATGAGCTCCACTCGAAAGATGCACCAATTTCTATTCGAGGATCCACAACTGGTGGTCCTACTGAGTTTGCAAAGACGGGTAAAACTCTATTGTCATCTAGCCATGAAGGATACTACCCTGTTGAACAGACCCTACACTTCAACAATACTAAAGATGCTGCTTTCCCTCGAGAACCAGGTATCGAGCATTCAGCAGTACCTGGTCTAAATCAGGGGAGTGCTAGCTTTGACAAGAAAGGAATGGAAATTCATCTGCCTGAAGAAGATAATTTGTTTACCATGAGTGACTCTCTGCCTGGTCAAAATTCTGATATTTTGGCATCAGTAGGATCCACCAGGGTTGAAGGGCTATTGCCTGAAAAGGCACTTGATGACCTCAGTTATAGGTTTCAACGGCTTGTGCCTGGAGATGCAGAACACATTCAAGTACTTGGTCCTGATGCACCTGGATCTCATCCTCGTGACCATCGTTATCAGGTGGATTCTCAGAATCTGTATCATCTTCTACAGGGTAGGCCTCCTATGATGGCACCTCGCCCTATGATGGATCACATTGTTAATAGGAAACAGCCAGCTTCATTTGATATGCAACAATCGATACACCATGATTCTCACCGTTCTTTCCCATCTAATGTGAATCCTATCCATCATAATCTTCATGGGCCAGGGGTCCCTCACTTGGACCCGAATGCACATATTATGCTACAACACTTGTCCATGCCTGGAAGATTTCCTCCAGAAGGCTTGCCAAGAGGTGTCCCGCCATCTCAGCCTGTGCCTCACATGGCTGGTTATAGACCTGAGATGGGCAGTGTAAATAATTTCCATATGCACCCTCGCCAGCCCAACTATGGAGAGTTTGGATTGATGATGCCAG GCCCATCAGGCTCAGAGGTGAGAGGCAATCATCCAGAGGCATTTGAAAGGTTGATCCAGATGGAGATGTCGGCCAGATCGAAGCAACAGCAGGTGCACCACCCAGCAATGGCTGGAGGCCGCGTACCTAGTGGGATGTATGGGCATGAGCTTGATGCGAAGTTAAGATACAGATGA
- the LOC136527543 gene encoding uncharacterized protein isoform X1: MKTRIVYSRDFLLSFGELEHCKKLPPGFDTALLSELQELSAGVLERNKGYYNTSQGRPDGSGGGYTYSSRGGNTGGRWDTRSSGSSDRDGELPDRESQTQAGHGGNQYRRNWQNTEHDGLLGSGGFPRPSGYAGQLSSKNHGNAPQLNRTSERYQPPRPYKAAPFSRKDIDSMNDETFGSSELSNEDRAEEERKRRASFELMRKEQHKAIQGKKSGPDILKENPSDDIISQLQTSTAKANAKTKNEKLDGSAVSLYQEDTTKPSSVLLAPAARPLVPPGFATAFADKKLQPQSSNIAHEPKLGGQLEGDQSATEFTSESKEKGISNNVAIMGPKHTLPAGGVTSSAELPSSILKGSEDWEADVMDKYSIGKEGKSKNIDPVRKDDSVSILEQFFGNVLSKSGSNLPTYVENHPLKTDDDMISASVPEASKFARWFLDEELKPAEDLSSKSLLSMIVKNENPGPENIVHAPLSDAVVQNLSPRAPIDKLDSGSKLTSFTSPTPADGILEQYIHPDIPEAVPVMMTCEDLEQTMLAQVSNSSSPQINATKEQPTVMDEPVAMQKVAVDNHASQHLLSLLQKGTDNKGAPLLGFQRGSTDEPQSVGANLMANGGISGSDPVNSVDNVPTSGKNLTLEALFGAAFMNELHSKDAPISIRGSTTGGPTEFAKTGKTLLSSSHEGYYPVEQTLHFNNTKDAAFPREPGIEHSAVPGLNQGSASFDKKGMEIHLPEEDNLFTMSDSLPGQNSDILASVGSTRVEGLLPEKALDDLSYRFQRLVPGDAEHIQVLGPDAPGSHPRDHRYQVDSQNLYHLLQGRPPMMAPRPMMDHIVNRKQPASFDMQQSIHHDSHRSFPSNVNPIHHNLHGPGVPHLDPNAHIMLQHLSMPGRFPPEGLPRGVPPSQPVPHMAGYRPEMGSVNNFHMHPRQPNYGEFGLMMPGPSGSEVRGNHPEAFERLIQMEMSARSKQQQVHHPAMAGGRVPSGMYGHELDAKLRYR; the protein is encoded by the exons ATGAAGACGAGGATAGTGTACTCCAGGGATTTTCTTCTGTCGTTTGGCGAGTTGGAGCATTGCAAGAAGCTGCCCCCTGGCTTTGATACAGCGCTTCTTAG TGAGCTGCAGGAGCTGTCAGCGGGCGTGCTTGAGAGAAACAAGGGCTACTACAATACATCCCAGGGACGGCCAGACGGGTCGGGGGGAGGATATACTTACTCTTCTCGTGGTGGGAACACTGGAGGGAGGTGGGACACTCGCTCATCTGGATCAAGCGATCGGGATGGGGAGTTACCCGATCGCGAGTCTCAGACACAGG CAGGGCATGGTGGAAACCAGTACAGACGCAATTGGCAGAACACGGAGCATGATGGCCTACTGGGAAGTGGCGGTTTCCCTAGGCCATCAGGATATGCTGGGCAGTTGTCATCAAAGAATCATGGCAATGCGCCTCAGCTGAACAGGACATCGGAACGCTACCAGCCACCACGTCCTTACAAG GCTGCTCCTTTTTCGCGGAAAGACATTGACTCAATGAATGATGAGACATTTGGGTCTTCTGAATTATCAAATGAGGATAGAGCagaagaagaaaggaagcggAGGG CATCTTTTGAGTTGATGagaaaagagcaacacaaagcaATTCAAGGAAAGAAGAGTGGTCCTGATATCCTGAAGGAGAATCCCAGTGATGATATCATTTCACAGTTACAGACATCTACTGCAAAGGCAAATGCCAAAACTAAAAATGAGAAGTTAGATGGTTCTGCAGTATCCTTGTATCAGGAAGATACCACTAAACCATCTTCAGTTCTACTAGCTCCTGCTGCCAGGCCGCTTGTCCCGCCGGGTTTTGCAACTGCATTTGCGGACAAGAAGCTTCAGCCACAGTCGTCTAACATCGCACATGAGCCGAAG CTTGGTGGTCAGCTAGAGGGTGACCAGTCAGCAACAGAGTTCACATCTGAAAGTAAAGAGAAGGGAATTTCCAATAACGTTGCTATTATGGGTCCAAAGCACACGCTTCCAGCTGGTGGTGTTACCTCTTCAGCTGAATTGCCTTCTAGCATTCTGAAAGGGAGCGAGGATTGGGAAGCTGATGTAATGGATAAGTATTCTATTGGAAAAGAAGGCAAATCTAAAAATATTGATCCAGTTAGGAAGGATGATTCAGTATCAATCTTAGAACAGTTCTTTGGCAATGTTTTATCAAAAAGCGGCAGTAACCTACCTACTTATGTTGAG AACCATCCATTGAAAACTGATGATGACATGATTTCTGCTTCTGTGCCAGAAGCATCCAAATTTGCTCGCTGGTTTCTTGATGAAG AGTTGAAACCTGCAGAAGACTTATCTTCAAAGAGCCTGCTCTCCATGATTGTCAAAAATGAAAATCCAGGTCCAGAAAATATAGTCCATGCTCCTTTATCTGATGCTGTTGTCCAGAATTTATCGCCAAGAGCACCTATTGATAAACTTGATTCTGGATCAAAGCTTACCTCATTTACATCCCCTACGCCTGCCGATGGAATTCTTGAACAATACATCCATCCTGATATTCCAGAGGCAGTTCCTGTTATGATGACATGTGAGGATCTTGAGCAGACAATGTTAGCACAGGTTAGCAATAGCAGCTCACCTCAGATAAATGCTACAAAGGAGCAACCGACTGTTATGGATGAGCCAGTTGCCATGCAGAAAGTAGCTGTAGATAATCATGCATCACAGCATCTTCTTTCATTGTTGCAAAAAGGAACAGATAATAAGGGAGCACCTTTGCTGGGTTTCCAGAGAGGATCAACTGATGAACCTCAGAGTGTTGGCGCAAATTTAATGGCCAATGGTGGAATATCTGGAAGTGATCCGGTTAACAGTGTTGACAACGTTCCTACTTCTGGGAAGAACTTGACATTGGAAGCGTTATTCGGGGCTGCATTTATGAATGAGCTCCACTCGAAAGATGCACCAATTTCTATTCGAGGATCCACAACTGGTGGTCCTACTGAGTTTGCAAAGACGGGTAAAACTCTATTGTCATCTAGCCATGAAGGATACTACCCTGTTGAACAGACCCTACACTTCAACAATACTAAAGATGCTGCTTTCCCTCGAGAACCAGGTATCGAGCATTCAGCAGTACCTGGTCTAAATCAGGGGAGTGCTAGCTTTGACAAGAAAGGAATGGAAATTCATCTGCCTGAAGAAGATAATTTGTTTACCATGAGTGACTCTCTGCCTGGTCAAAATTCTGATATTTTGGCATCAGTAGGATCCACCAGGGTTGAAGGGCTATTGCCTGAAAAGGCACTTGATGACCTCAGTTATAGGTTTCAACGGCTTGTGCCTGGAGATGCAGAACACATTCAAGTACTTGGTCCTGATGCACCTGGATCTCATCCTCGTGACCATCGTTATCAGGTGGATTCTCAGAATCTGTATCATCTTCTACAGGGTAGGCCTCCTATGATGGCACCTCGCCCTATGATGGATCACATTGTTAATAGGAAACAGCCAGCTTCATTTGATATGCAACAATCGATACACCATGATTCTCACCGTTCTTTCCCATCTAATGTGAATCCTATCCATCATAATCTTCATGGGCCAGGGGTCCCTCACTTGGACCCGAATGCACATATTATGCTACAACACTTGTCCATGCCTGGAAGATTTCCTCCAGAAGGCTTGCCAAGAGGTGTCCCGCCATCTCAGCCTGTGCCTCACATGGCTGGTTATAGACCTGAGATGGGCAGTGTAAATAATTTCCATATGCACCCTCGCCAGCCCAACTATGGAGAGTTTGGATTGATGATGCCAG GCCCATCAGGCTCAGAGGTGAGAGGCAATCATCCAGAGGCATTTGAAAGGTTGATCCAGATGGAGATGTCGGCCAGATCGAAGCAACAGCAGGTGCACCACCCAGCAATGGCTGGAGGCCGCGTACCTAGTGGGATGTATGGGCATGAGCTTGATGCGAAGTTAAGATACAGATGA